The genomic interval TCGTGACCACAGTGGCCAAACCTGCAGAGGATCGCTATGAGGAATTCCTTCGCCGATATCCCGAGATACCTCATCGAGTTTCACAAAAACACATTGCGGCCTACCTCGGAATTACCCCTGAATTCTTGAGCAAGATTCGTCGCCGTCGCGTGAGCTAAGTGTTTTCTTGTTCTACTTCAATGCACAGGCGGTGCGTGCTTCGGATCTTTGTAGTGTACATTAAAAACATCAGATCATGGAAGCAACAACCACGACGAAATATACTTTACACACAGCTGATTCAAGAGGAAAAGCCAATCACGGATGGCTCAACAGTCACCACACCTTTAGCTTTGCCAATTACTACAATCCCGAGCGCATGCACTTCGGTGTGCTGCGGGTCTTGAATGATGACGAAGTTCAACCCGGAATGGGATTCGGAACGCATCCGCACAACGACATGGAAATTATTTCCATCCCTCTAGAAGGCGATTTGCGCCATCGCGACAGCATGGGAACAGACGGGATCATCAAGCAGGGAGATATTCAAGTGATGAGTGCCGGCACCGGTATTCAGCACAGCGAGATGAATGCTAACCGAGACCAATTGGTGAAGTTCCTGCAGATTTGGATTTTCCCGAGAGAAAAAGGTGTAGCACCCAGATATGACCAGGTGACAATGGACCCATCGGCCCGTGAGGGCCAATTCCAACAAGTCCTTAGTCCCAATGCTGAAGACGAGGGCGTTTGGATTCATCAGGACGCGTGGTTCCACCTCGGCACCTTTGATGCGGGAGCGGAAACGGCGTATCGAGTTAAAAAAGAGGGCAACGGCATCTATGCCTTTATCATCAATGGATCAGCGAGTATCGACGGTCAAGAATTAGGTCATCGAGACGGCCTGGGTATTGAAGGAGCCGAAGAAATTGCCGTAACTTCGCACACTGAGGGTACAGAAGTGTTATTGATGGAAGTACCAATGCAATAATGATGGAAGTTTTGACGGTAAATACCGATGAAATAAAGAGAGCGCAGACCGAAACAGAAGTTACGGAAGTACTGCGCAAACGGTGGAGTGGTCGCGCTTATTCAGGCGAGGCCCTTACCGAAGAGGATGTTTTGACCTTGATCGAGGCGGCTCATTGGGCGCCGAGCTCAATGAATGAACAACCTTGGAAATACTATTATGCGATCAAAGGAACGCCTGAATTTGAGGAAATGTGGGCCCTACTTATGGATGGGAACAAGCCTTGGGTGAAGGATGCCGGTGCCCTAGTACTGTGCACGGCCAGAAGAACCTTTGAGCGTAACGGACTGCCGAACAGGCACTACATGCACGATGCAGGAGCTGCGAACGCCCAGTTTACGATTCAGGCCACTGAAATGGATCTGAACGTACACATGTTGGGGGGTTATCACCATGGCGAAACCGTAGAGCGGTTTGGTCTTGATGAAAACGAAGAGCCTGTATGCTTTTTGGCTGTAGGAGCCCGTGGTGATGTGAATGCTTTGGAAGAGCCGTTTAAGGGTCGCGAGTTAGCGGCACGAAAACGCAAACCATTAAATGAAATCGCCCAACGGAAAGTCTTCTAATCAGAAATCAATTTTCAATTCGATAAGAGCCTCCTTCCGGGGGCTCTTTTTTTTATCTCAACCTATGGATTCAACTTTAAGAACTCAACTCCTCGAAGCTGTGGAACAGCATGGCTCTCCCATCTATGTCTACGACGCGGACCGAATGAAGGCCAACTACGATCGATTCGTCAATGCCTTTGACGTACCCAAGCTTGGTATCTACTACGCCTGCAAAGCGCTGACCAATCTGAGCATATTGAAACTCTTTAAGTCCTTCGGAGCCGGGCTAGATTGTGTTTCACTAAACGAAGTTCGGCTCGGCCTTCATGCCGGATTTGCTCCGGAGGACATACTCTTTACCCCCAACAACATTGGTGAAGTCGAATACGAAGAAGCGATTCGGCTCGGGGTACGATTGAATGTGGACAATCTGAATATGCTCGAATACATCGGCATTCATCATCCAGGATTACCCTTGTGCATTCGAATCAATCCGCACATGATGGCCGGGGGAAATCAAAAAATCTCGGTGGGACATATCGACTCTAAGTTTGGTATCAGCATTCATCAAATGCCCCATGTCGAACGTCTCGTTAACAGCCTTGATATTCATGTGGAGGGGATTCACGTGCACACGGGATCAGACATTTTGGATGCAGACGTTTTCATTCGCGCGGCGGAAATCCTCTTTGGCGTAGTCGAAAAGTTCGAATCAGTGGAATACATAGATTTCGGCTCTGGCTTTAAGGTGGCCTATCAACCAGGAGGTTTGGCCACGGATATTGAATCTTTTGGGGCTCAATTTTCTCAGGCCTTTAACGCTTTTTGTGAGCGGGCTGGAAGAAGTTATACCCTAAAGTTTGAACCAGGCAAGTTCTTCGTCAGCGATGCGGGGTATTTTTTGGTTCAGTCGAACGTAGTCAAGCAAACGACGAGTTGCGTATTTGTCGGTGTAGATTCCGGGTTCAATCACTTGCAACGTCCTATGTTCTATGATGCTTATCACCATATTGAAAACCTGAGCAGGCCCGACGGACCTCAAAAGGTATATACGGTTGTGGGCTACATCTGCGAATCAGATACCTTCGGTACAGATCGCCGCATTTCGGAGGTGCAAAAAGGAGATATTCTTGTCATGCACAATGCTGGTGCTTATTGCTACTCTATGGCCTCTAATTACAACAGTCGCAATCGCCCTGCTGAAGTACTGATTGCCCATGGCGACCTGCATTTAATTCGATCTCGCGAAACGTTTGAGGATTTGATACGTTACCAAAAGGTGCCTGAATTTATGCGGTAAGTCATGGCCTCCAGAACTCGATTGATTATCTTGCCGCGCTTGAACAACTACTATGCAATTGAACAAAGTCACCTTCCCGCGAACTCAAGACGCGGAATTTGTCAAAACGCTTCGCGCCCGAGTCAACTCGTACTTTAAGGAGAACAATATTTCGAGATACGCGAACGGTCATATGGTCTTTAAGACCATTTTCATGATCTTGCTGTACGCTGTACCTTATTTTTTATTGGTTTTTGGCCTCGCGGATACATGGTGGGAACAACTCATCCTCTGGAGCTTCATGGGACTGGGGATGGCCGGTATTGGATTAAGTGTCATGCATGATGCGAATCACGGTGCGTATTCGAGAAAAGCGGCCATCAACAATATCCTTGGCCACACGATCAATGTTCTGGGTGGCTTTGACACCAATTGGAAATTGCAGCACAATGTGCTACACCACAGCTACACGAACGTTCACGGGATGGACCAAGACATCAAATCCGTACCCATTTTGCGCTTTACCCCGCACGATCGAAGAGCTTGGTATCACCGTTTTCAATTCCTGTATGCTTGGTTCTTCTACTCCCTGATGACCCTGTATTGGATGACTGCTAAGGACTTTGTCCAACTCATTGGATTCAAGCGTCAAAACTTAGCTGATGTTCGTCAAAAATTTGGCCGACTGATGTCCAAAATGATTACGTGGAAGGCCATCTACTATGTGTACATCATGGTTATTCCAATGATTGTGGTTCCAGGGGCATGGTATTGGGTACTGATTGGATTTGTGGTCATGCACTTGATCGCAGGAAGCATTCTGAGTGCTATTTTCCAACCGGCGCACGTCATGCCGGATACAGATTTTCCAGTTCCCGCTGAAGACGGAAACATGGAAAACAACTGGGCCATTCATCAGCTATTGACTACGACCAACTTTGCGCCAAAAAGCCGAATTTTCAGTTGGTTTGTCGGTGGATTGAATTTCCAGATTGAACACCATTTGTTCCCGAATATCTGTCACGTTCACTACAAGAAGATTTCCAAAATCGTGCGTGAAACAGCACAGGAGTACGGTCTTCCTTATTACTCGCAGCCTAACTTTGCAATGGCCTTGGTGGAGCACACCCGATTCCTCAAAAAACTCGGAAAATCGTAGACGTAGCGATCATTGGAGCAGGTCCTGCGGGCTGTGCAGCTGCACTGGCCTTGAAGGATTCAGGGCTAGAAGTCGCACTTATCGACAGGTCCGAATTCCCAAGAGACAAAGTCTGCGGAGACGCCATTCCGGCCAAATCATTTCAATACGTCAACGACTTAGTTCCTTCAAGTTCTGGGGTATTCTCCGAGGTCACTCACCAGAAAGTACTTGAAAGCTACGCCCTATACTGGAAGGGGCGTCAGATTTGGAATAAGAAGTTCTTCTTTCCCATGGTCAACATCGCGAGGAAGGACTTTGATAACTATCTCCTTGAGTCTGTAAAAAAGCACACTCAAACGGGTATTCATTTAGGAGTTAAAGTGAACTCCATAAGCCGAGAAGAAGACGGTCTCGGAATCTCAAATAATGATCAAGAATCAATACTTAGTGCAAAAATTGTTGCATTCGCGAATGGTTCTACGTCCAGATTATTTGAGTCAACCACGCAAAAGAAAATCGAACTTGAAGGATATGGTTCTGCTGTAAGACAGTACTTCAAGAATGTTAGACTGGATCAAAAAAAGAACCACATCTTCCTTCCCTCCAAGCAAAAAGTTCCTGGATATTTTTGGGTATTCCCTTTGGGAAACAATGTCTTCAACGTCGGATATGGCGGCTGGCCAAAGAAGCCGATGTCCTTCAAGAAAGAGTTTCAACGGATCCTTGCTGAGGACTCTTCCATTGGCCAGTACTTCGAACATGCAGAACCTCTAGACTCCGTTCGTGGACATAAGATCCCATTTCATTCAAATGTCTCGGACCTTGTTGGAGAACGATGCCTTGTTTTAGGAGATGCAGCTGGCTTTGTAGACCCTATGGACGGTCATGGAATTGACAATGCACTCTTAAGTGGAATGCTCGCCGCGGAGTCGATATCCGCTAGCCTTAAAGGCAATGAATTCGATCAAGGGGAATTAGATCGGTATATGTACCTTGTGGAAAGTCAAATCTATCCCAAATTGAATAGGAACCTAAGTACGCTGAAGCGGATATACCCATTCGTTTCAGGACTTCAAAGATTAAGATTGATCTAACTATGCGTAAAGGCCTACTTTTTATTGGCATTTTGATTGCCTGTGGAGCCTCAGCTCAAGTCTCACCATACTACCAGAGCGCTCTTGGTCTTGGCGATGACTCCTTAAAAGCGGAACTGCACAACATCATTGACGGGCACACAACCTATCCCTATTCCAGTTCGAGTACCGATGTCTGGGATATGCTAAAAGAAACAGACAAGGATCCCAACAATGCGGATAATGTTATTCTACTCTACTCGGGGCGGTCTGTTGATGGAGATCAAGAGTATAACAATGGCGTCGGCTGGAACCGCGAACACGTATGGGCAAAATCTAGAGGGAATTTCGGCAATAGCCAAGGTCCTGGAACCGACGCCCATCATTTGCGGCCCTGTGATATCAGCGTAAACAGTACCCGAAACAATCGAAATTTTGACGACTGCGTGAGCTGTGTAGACGTTATTGACGAAGGTCAGAACACAGGAAGCCGATACGACAATGGCGTTTGGACTTTTGAGCCCAGAGACGCCGTAAAAGGCGATGTCGCCCGGATGATTTTTTACATGGCTGTTCGCTATGAAGGAGATGGTTCTGAGCCAGACCTTGAACTCACTGATGCTTTGCAAGCTCAAGGCTCTCAGCAGCCACTTCATGCCGTATTGAGCACTTTGCTCGAATGGCATCGATCGGATACGGTGGATGCATTTGAAGCGAACCGCAACGAGGTCATCTTCGGGTTTCAAGGCAATCGAAATCCCTTTATCGACTATCCAGAATTAGCGGAGCATCTCTGGGGCCTATTGCAGGGAACGGCTTGGACCGGACCCAGTACTATTGGTTTGGAGGATACGCGGGCTATCGAGCTAAAGGTTTATCCGAACCCTACGAGTCGTCGGATCCAATGGGACGAAAAAGTCGACAAGGCTGAACTGTTTGACCTTCAGGGACGATTGGTGGCCTCGAAAAGAAAAGCTGAGGGTATTTCATTGGAATCCTCTTCACTTGGTGCGGGCACCTACCTTTTGGTGCTCCATCGTGCCGCAGGCACTCCTTCCCTTCATCGTATTTATTTCCAGCCTTAAAATGCACATCCTTATCGTGCATACATCCGTGATTCCCGTTTTCTACTATGGAGGAACGGAACGCGATATTTGGTATCAAGGGAAATTGTCCGTTGAACTGGGACACCGCGTGACCTACTTGGTGGGAGCTGGATCGACTTGTGATTTTGCTGACGTACTCGAATTGGACCGTGAACGCCCCATTGCCGATCAAATTCCTGAAGATGTTGATGTGGTACACTTCCACTACAATGAACCCGAGGCTTCAAGCATCGGCAAACCGTACATTATTACCATGCACGGAAATTGGGGAAAAGCAGATCCCATTGACCCCAACACCGTATTTATTTCGAAAAATCACGCCTGGAGGCACGGTGGTGAGGCCTATGTATACAATGGTATGGATTGGCGGGAATACGGGGATCCGAAAATAGAACAGGATCGGGAGTACTTCCATTTTTTGGGAAAGGCGGCGTGGCGGATTAAAAACCTGAAGGGAGCCATAGATGTTACGGAGCAAGTCAGGGCACCTTTGCACGTTCTGGGCGGAGTGCGATTCAATTTCAGCATGGGCATTCGATGGACCTGGACACCCCGAGTACGTTTTCACGGTATGGTTGGCGGAGAAGAGAAATACGAGCGCATCGGGAAATCCAAGGGACTTGTGTTCCCCGTACTTTGGCCCGAACCTATGGGGTTAGCTGTAATCGAGTCTATGTATTTTGGCTGTCCCGTATTTGCGACTCCCTACGGAGCGCTACCCGAGTTGATTCCGAGCTTTGCTGGATATCTCACAAATGAATCGAGCAGTATGGCGGAGGCGTTGAAGCGAGCCGATGATTATGATCGTCAAGCCATACATGAATATGCCTTGAACAACTTCAACGCACTCAAAATGACCGAGGGTTATCTTGCCCTCTTTGAGCACGTCATGACCGGGGCTCAAGTGCATCCGAAACCACTTAAAATGCGTGAAACGATGCCGAAAAAGCCTCTTTCCTGGCTTTAACACTCCGCCTAAACCCTTGTTTTTCTGGTGTTTATAGGACATGACACATATGTGCAGGTCTTTGAAACAAGAGTTCATCTCTATTGGTGACAATCTGGACATCTTTGTTTCAAAGCTCAACATCATGAAAACACTTTTTTCCCTTTTGGCTTTGATGTCCTTTGGACTTTTAGCCGCTCAGAATTCAACCGTCCTTCCCGAATTTATCGTGTGTACGGATGGGCAAAACATTCACATTCATGTTGAAAATGCAGAAGTCCAGTGGGTGAACTGTGATACAGGCGAAGAGATTGCAGAGGCAACTCAAGCCGAATTCAGTACTGGGACAAATGGATACTTCTCTGCCATCGTGACCATCAATGGTCGAGCGTACCAGTCAGTATGCTACGAAGTAAACGGATGGCCTGAAGAAGCGCCTGTTCATTTGCCCGCTCAGTCAGAATCTCTGACCGACCAAACAACGGGATCTCTGCAATAAGAAACAGGCTCCAACGCAACATACTACCGAAGATGGTCCTAGGTTAAGGTAGACAAAGTAGAAATTCGTGTCCATCTTCTATAAGCCCAGCCCTGTGCTGGGCTTATGCTTTTTCTACTTGCGAAGGGGCGTATCCAAAATGTTCCGTGAAGCACCGAGTAAAATAGCTGGAACTATTGAATCCAACAGAGTATCCCACTTCCTTGACGCTGCTTTCTCGCTCAACCAGTAACTTCATTGCCTTATTTAGTCGGAAGCTTCGGACAAATTGTGTGGCCGACAAACCGGTTACCGCTTTTAATTTGCGGTGAAGCTTGGATCGACTAACCGCGAGCGCCGAGCACAATTGCTGAACATCGAATTCTGGATCTTCGAAATGCTCTTGCATCACCTCATCCAGTTTTTGCAAAAAAGGATCTTCGGAGGGGATTGGCTCCGAAACCCTTTGCGCATCCGAATATTTTGATCGAAAAGCCTCTTGCAATGAGGTTTTCCAAGTCAGCATATTTCGAAGGCGCAAGAGAAGCTCTTCTTTGCTGAACGGCTTGACCATGTAGTCATCGGCACCGGATTCAAGGGCCTTCAACCTCGTCTCCAAGGCACTCAATGCACTTAAAAGTATCACGGGTATGTGGCAAGTGTCATGCTCGTCCTTTAACTTCGAAGACAACTGAATTCCATCCATTTCGGGCATCATAACATCTGACAACACGATGTCCGGAATAGTCTCTTGAGCAATGCGAAGGGCCTCTATTCCGTTGGGTGCTTCTAGAATTCGATAATCATCAAATAGCGAAATCCGCAGATAGGCTCTCAAATCCTCGTTGTCCTCAGCTATAAGTATGAGCGGAGTATCCTCTCCGCGTTCCTCGTTTGGCTCATAACCCTCAATCTCGGCCGAGGTGTGCGATTCTTGTTCTTCAAAAGAATAATCATCCTCAACCGCTTCGGCTTGGTGATAAGGAAGGCGGATCGTGAACAAGGCTCCTCCCCATTCAGACACGGAGACATCAATGCGCCCTTCCATAAGCTCAACATAGGTCTTGCACAAGGCCAGCCCTATACCTGTTCCACCCGCTCGATAGGCATCCTTCCCCTTGACCTGATAAAACGGCTTAAATAGATCTGCGCGATTCTTCTCTGGAATCCCAGGTCCATCATCTTCAATGGAAAGTGTGAAGTCTTCGCTTTCAAAATTCACAATCAGACGAACTCTTCCGTTATCCTTGGCATACTTGAGTGCATTAGCGAGGATGTTTACCAGAATCCGCTCTAGTTTGGGCCCGTCAAATCCAAGGTGTCGCGGCTCAGGCATTTGAAGATCGACTGAAATTCCGCGTTGCGTGGCCATGGGCATCATCCGGTCCACAACAGATTGAACAAATCCTGTTAGTTCGCCCTGTAGGTAATGAGCCTCCAACATTCCCTCCTCATACTTATTCAAATCAAGGAGTTGGGATATCAATTGCAACAAGTCCCTTCCATTGCGTTGGGCTATGTTCAACAAGTATCGTTCTTTGGCGTCCTTAGAGTCTTTAAAAAGGTCCCGAATGGGCCCAAGCAAGAGTGTAAGAGGTGTTTTAAACTCGTGCGAAATATTGGAGAAGAACCGGGTCTTCGCGGATTCCAATTCTCGAATTCGGGCGGCCTCGTTCCGCTCAAATTGGAGCTCGGCTCTGAGTTCCAAACGTTTTTTCTGGAACCGCAGGAAAGCCACACCTCCAAAGACTAAAGCCATCAGATACAAGGTAAACGCGGTAGGGCTTTTGTACCATGGCGGCCTAAAAACGACCATCTGCTTAAAAGATAAAGGGCTCTCCCTCCCACTCCAATCTACGGCTCTGACCAACAAGAGGTATTTACCCGTGGAAGGTTCGGATAAAGTGAGTTTATTGCCTCCCGGGACGGGCGCCCATTCAATTCCTTCCCCGCGTCCCTGCAGGGCATATTCGTATCTATGAAGGTGTGTATGGGAGAAATTTGGCCAGAAAAAAGAAAATTCCAAGCGCCTTGATTCCATAGCATTAAAAGTCCAGGGCGCCTCGGAATTCGCATTTGGCGTTCGCTCTACCAGTCCACCAGATGCATACTGCATAATGGAAGAACACAGGACGGGAGACTCGGAGCCCGGTCCCTTGAACTGCTCTGGAGAAAAAGCCGTCAGTCCTTTCATCCCACCGAAAAACAGCTTGTCTCCCAACACCAGCGAAGAACCCATGTTGAATTCATTCCCTTGAATCCCCGTTCCGTACACGTAATTTTGAAAGGTCTCTTTTTCGGGATCAAATTGAAAAAGCCCCCTATTCGTGCTTAACCAGATCTGACCTGACCTATCGTTTTCCAAAGCGTAAACCGTCGTATTGGTCAGACCTTCTTGAACTCCATAAGTCTTCCAATCTCCCTTCTTCAAATCAAATCGCAGCAGCCCTCCGTCTCGAGTGGCCACAAAAAGTTCCTGGTCATTTTGAGCTATAAAGTCAGTTATCCTTATACCCGGGAATTTCTGTTCAAATCTCCCGTCGGGGTGAACGACGTGCAGACCCCAATATGTTCCAAGCCAAAGTGCCCCTTCAGAATCCTCATATACGGCGTTTACTGAATTGTCCCAAACCGTCACAGAATCTGTTGAAAATGGCTGCCTGATAAAGTTGTCCTCTTCGGGTATATAGGTCAGCATGTATCGCGTGCAGAAACCCAATATTCGTCCATCCCTGGTTTCATACAGCTTCCGAATCCAAGAAGGTGCTCCGTAACCACCCTCATGACTTCGATCCCAAAACCGAACTTCTCCATTGGGATTTCTTCGAATGACTCCGGACTGGGTGGCCACCCATTGGTTCCCGTACCGATCCACATGGAAATCCTGAACATTGAATCGATCCGTTCGGCTCGGATGTAGGTTGGCCCAGTCACCGAATGGGCTCAATACCGATGACCGCAGGTCCAGTTCCTGCATGTCCCGATAGAGGACGATCAACTCTCCTTCCGGACCTTTTCGGATTTTAGGATAATACCGGATGAAGGCTTCGTTCCCTGCTCTCCGCGTTTCTTCTCCGTAGTAGGAAAACGGCACATCGCCTGGACTGCAAATGAACAGTCCGCGACCATTGCCTCCAATGACGATTTGTCCACCTGTTGTTCGGATCATGCATTGAGCCAGAAGCGTATAGTCTCTGTCGTTCAGCCGCGCCGGAAAAATAGCCGTGTCCGCAACCGGATCATACAGGAACACGCCTTGAAAAGTACTGACCCAATAGGTTCCGTACTCATCTTGAAGGTAAGAACCGACCATAATGTCGGGAAAGCGTTCCCTAAAATCAATGAGACTCGATTGTTCCTTGAGTAAATCGTACTGAATCATTCGACCGTCGTCCGTTCCCAAATGGACCACATTTCCGTTACACTGAACGAAGCGATAGTAGTCACCTGCCCAATCAAATGGTTCTTTGCCTTCATCGAAAATGGAAACTTCTTTCCATTCGGGTTCCGATTCCCGAGAAAGTACTCCGTAAAAAAGGTGATTCATAGAACCCACCCAAAGCGTATCCCCACTGATGTCAATCGTCAGGACCGAACCGAGTGATCTGCCGAACTCCAGCTCTGCCCATTTCTGACCGGACCATTGTTCCAAGGCTTTGACCTCTTCAAAGGTGCTACCGGCCTCCAGGAACCCGATCCTTCCCTTGTAGTCTAAAAGAACAATTCGGCCATCGGGATGCTCCATGATTTGTCGAACCCGACCAGTACGATCATCGATCATATTGGTATCGCGTTGAATTCGGTGCACGTGCTTTCGATCCGGGCTGATTACATTGATGGACTGATCGGACAACCCCAGCCAAATGCGGTGCTTAGAATCTTCAAAGATTAAATGAACCCCATTGACGGAAAGGCTATTGGAATCGAGTGGATTGTGGTAAAAGTGCAAAAAGGAAGAACCGTCATAACGGTCCAATCCTCCGGGCGTACCCAACCACAAGTACCCCTCATGATCCTCGAGAACCGCCTCCACCAAGCCCTGAGAGAGCCCCTCTTCCGTGGTCAGTAACTCATACTGAAAATAGGCGTTCAAACTAGGACCAAAAGGATCCGACGATCCGTGGACCTGAGTAAAAAAGAACAGAAATGTGAGAGCTATAAGTCGGAGCAGATTGCTCGGGCTCATGTCGCAGAGAGTCTTAGGTTTAGGGTAAGTTAGTGAAAACGAGTTTAATGCTCTTCTCTTTCTCTCTTGGATATTCTGGATAAAAAGTGCCTACGGCACGATGCCTCAAAAGAAGAATCCCAGACCCACCGATCCGTAACGATGACCATCTAAGCCGTGTAATTCAGGGCTTGACCA from Cryomorphaceae bacterium carries:
- a CDS encoding pirin family protein, coding for MEATTTTKYTLHTADSRGKANHGWLNSHHTFSFANYYNPERMHFGVLRVLNDDEVQPGMGFGTHPHNDMEIISIPLEGDLRHRDSMGTDGIIKQGDIQVMSAGTGIQHSEMNANRDQLVKFLQIWIFPREKGVAPRYDQVTMDPSAREGQFQQVLSPNAEDEGVWIHQDAWFHLGTFDAGAETAYRVKKEGNGIYAFIINGSASIDGQELGHRDGLGIEGAEEIAVTSHTEGTEVLLMEVPMQ
- a CDS encoding nitroreductase family protein is translated as MMEVLTVNTDEIKRAQTETEVTEVLRKRWSGRAYSGEALTEEDVLTLIEAAHWAPSSMNEQPWKYYYAIKGTPEFEEMWALLMDGNKPWVKDAGALVLCTARRTFERNGLPNRHYMHDAGAANAQFTIQATEMDLNVHMLGGYHHGETVERFGLDENEEPVCFLAVGARGDVNALEEPFKGRELAARKRKPLNEIAQRKVF
- the lysA gene encoding diaminopimelate decarboxylase gives rise to the protein MDSTLRTQLLEAVEQHGSPIYVYDADRMKANYDRFVNAFDVPKLGIYYACKALTNLSILKLFKSFGAGLDCVSLNEVRLGLHAGFAPEDILFTPNNIGEVEYEEAIRLGVRLNVDNLNMLEYIGIHHPGLPLCIRINPHMMAGGNQKISVGHIDSKFGISIHQMPHVERLVNSLDIHVEGIHVHTGSDILDADVFIRAAEILFGVVEKFESVEYIDFGSGFKVAYQPGGLATDIESFGAQFSQAFNAFCERAGRSYTLKFEPGKFFVSDAGYFLVQSNVVKQTTSCVFVGVDSGFNHLQRPMFYDAYHHIENLSRPDGPQKVYTVVGYICESDTFGTDRRISEVQKGDILVMHNAGAYCYSMASNYNSRNRPAEVLIAHGDLHLIRSRETFEDLIRYQKVPEFMR
- a CDS encoding acyl-CoA desaturase; protein product: MQLNKVTFPRTQDAEFVKTLRARVNSYFKENNISRYANGHMVFKTIFMILLYAVPYFLLVFGLADTWWEQLILWSFMGLGMAGIGLSVMHDANHGAYSRKAAINNILGHTINVLGGFDTNWKLQHNVLHHSYTNVHGMDQDIKSVPILRFTPHDRRAWYHRFQFLYAWFFYSLMTLYWMTAKDFVQLIGFKRQNLADVRQKFGRLMSKMITWKAIYYVYIMVIPMIVVPGAWYWVLIGFVVMHLIAGSILSAIFQPAHVMPDTDFPVPAEDGNMENNWAIHQLLTTTNFAPKSRIFSWFVGGLNFQIEHHLFPNICHVHYKKISKIVRETAQEYGLPYYSQPNFAMALVEHTRFLKKLGKS
- a CDS encoding geranylgeranyl reductase family protein, with the protein product MPQKTRKIVDVAIIGAGPAGCAAALALKDSGLEVALIDRSEFPRDKVCGDAIPAKSFQYVNDLVPSSSGVFSEVTHQKVLESYALYWKGRQIWNKKFFFPMVNIARKDFDNYLLESVKKHTQTGIHLGVKVNSISREEDGLGISNNDQESILSAKIVAFANGSTSRLFESTTQKKIELEGYGSAVRQYFKNVRLDQKKNHIFLPSKQKVPGYFWVFPLGNNVFNVGYGGWPKKPMSFKKEFQRILAEDSSIGQYFEHAEPLDSVRGHKIPFHSNVSDLVGERCLVLGDAAGFVDPMDGHGIDNALLSGMLAAESISASLKGNEFDQGELDRYMYLVESQIYPKLNRNLSTLKRIYPFVSGLQRLRLI
- a CDS encoding endonuclease, which produces MRKGLLFIGILIACGASAQVSPYYQSALGLGDDSLKAELHNIIDGHTTYPYSSSSTDVWDMLKETDKDPNNADNVILLYSGRSVDGDQEYNNGVGWNREHVWAKSRGNFGNSQGPGTDAHHLRPCDISVNSTRNNRNFDDCVSCVDVIDEGQNTGSRYDNGVWTFEPRDAVKGDVARMIFYMAVRYEGDGSEPDLELTDALQAQGSQQPLHAVLSTLLEWHRSDTVDAFEANRNEVIFGFQGNRNPFIDYPELAEHLWGLLQGTAWTGPSTIGLEDTRAIELKVYPNPTSRRIQWDEKVDKAELFDLQGRLVASKRKAEGISLESSSLGAGTYLLVLHRAAGTPSLHRIYFQP
- a CDS encoding glycosyltransferase — encoded protein: MHILIVHTSVIPVFYYGGTERDIWYQGKLSVELGHRVTYLVGAGSTCDFADVLELDRERPIADQIPEDVDVVHFHYNEPEASSIGKPYIITMHGNWGKADPIDPNTVFISKNHAWRHGGEAYVYNGMDWREYGDPKIEQDREYFHFLGKAAWRIKNLKGAIDVTEQVRAPLHVLGGVRFNFSMGIRWTWTPRVRFHGMVGGEEKYERIGKSKGLVFPVLWPEPMGLAVIESMYFGCPVFATPYGALPELIPSFAGYLTNESSSMAEALKRADDYDRQAIHEYALNNFNALKMTEGYLALFEHVMTGAQVHPKPLKMRETMPKKPLSWL
- a CDS encoding response regulator; its protein translation is MSPSNLLRLIALTFLFFFTQVHGSSDPFGPSLNAYFQYELLTTEEGLSQGLVEAVLEDHEGYLWLGTPGGLDRYDGSSFLHFYHNPLDSNSLSVNGVHLIFEDSKHRIWLGLSDQSINVISPDRKHVHRIQRDTNMIDDRTGRVRQIMEHPDGRIVLLDYKGRIGFLEAGSTFEEVKALEQWSGQKWAELEFGRSLGSVLTIDISGDTLWVGSMNHLFYGVLSRESEPEWKEVSIFDEGKEPFDWAGDYYRFVQCNGNVVHLGTDDGRMIQYDLLKEQSSLIDFRERFPDIMVGSYLQDEYGTYWVSTFQGVFLYDPVADTAIFPARLNDRDYTLLAQCMIRTTGGQIVIGGNGRGLFICSPGDVPFSYYGEETRRAGNEAFIRYYPKIRKGPEGELIVLYRDMQELDLRSSVLSPFGDWANLHPSRTDRFNVQDFHVDRYGNQWVATQSGVIRRNPNGEVRFWDRSHEGGYGAPSWIRKLYETRDGRILGFCTRYMLTYIPEEDNFIRQPFSTDSVTVWDNSVNAVYEDSEGALWLGTYWGLHVVHPDGRFEQKFPGIRITDFIAQNDQELFVATRDGGLLRFDLKKGDWKTYGVQEGLTNTTVYALENDRSGQIWLSTNRGLFQFDPEKETFQNYVYGTGIQGNEFNMGSSLVLGDKLFFGGMKGLTAFSPEQFKGPGSESPVLCSSIMQYASGGLVERTPNANSEAPWTFNAMESRRLEFSFFWPNFSHTHLHRYEYALQGRGEGIEWAPVPGGNKLTLSEPSTGKYLLLVRAVDWSGRESPLSFKQMVVFRPPWYKSPTAFTLYLMALVFGGVAFLRFQKKRLELRAELQFERNEAARIRELESAKTRFFSNISHEFKTPLTLLLGPIRDLFKDSKDAKERYLLNIAQRNGRDLLQLISQLLDLNKYEEGMLEAHYLQGELTGFVQSVVDRMMPMATQRGISVDLQMPEPRHLGFDGPKLERILVNILANALKYAKDNGRVRLIVNFESEDFTLSIEDDGPGIPEKNRADLFKPFYQVKGKDAYRAGGTGIGLALCKTYVELMEGRIDVSVSEWGGALFTIRLPYHQAEAVEDDYSFEEQESHTSAEIEGYEPNEERGEDTPLILIAEDNEDLRAYLRISLFDDYRILEAPNGIEALRIAQETIPDIVLSDVMMPEMDGIQLSSKLKDEHDTCHIPVILLSALSALETRLKALESGADDYMVKPFSKEELLLRLRNMLTWKTSLQEAFRSKYSDAQRVSEPIPSEDPFLQKLDEVMQEHFEDPEFDVQQLCSALAVSRSKLHRKLKAVTGLSATQFVRSFRLNKAMKLLVERESSVKEVGYSVGFNSSSYFTRCFTEHFGYAPSQVEKA